Proteins encoded together in one Hymenobacter monticola window:
- the nth gene encoding endonuclease III, with product MRRADRFQYFIDYFTTNFPEPKTELAYGNPYELIVAVVLSAQCTDKRVNMVMPPLLQQFPTAAHLGAASAEEILPFISSISYPNNKAKHLAGLGRMLTQDFGGEVPSQLDELQRLPGVGRKTANVVASVIYNQPTMAVDTHVFRVSHRIGLVPKTATTPLAVEKGLVKYIPEDVIPKAHHWLILHGRYICVARSPKCNICPLAPSCAYSEKHFGKAAAYVPLPDKP from the coding sequence ATGCGCCGCGCCGACCGATTTCAATATTTCATCGATTATTTCACTACCAATTTTCCAGAGCCCAAAACCGAGCTGGCTTACGGCAACCCGTATGAGCTGATAGTGGCCGTGGTGCTGAGCGCGCAGTGCACCGACAAACGCGTGAACATGGTGATGCCGCCCTTGCTGCAGCAGTTTCCGACGGCCGCGCACCTCGGCGCCGCGTCGGCCGAGGAAATCCTGCCCTTCATCAGCAGCATCTCCTACCCCAACAACAAAGCGAAGCACCTGGCCGGCCTGGGCCGCATGCTGACACAGGACTTCGGCGGCGAAGTGCCCAGCCAGCTCGACGAGTTGCAGCGCCTGCCCGGGGTGGGGCGCAAAACCGCCAACGTGGTGGCATCTGTTATATACAACCAGCCCACCATGGCGGTCGATACGCACGTATTTCGGGTGTCGCACCGCATCGGACTGGTGCCTAAAACGGCCACTACGCCGCTGGCCGTGGAGAAAGGACTGGTGAAGTACATCCCCGAAGACGTCATTCCCAAAGCCCACCACTGGCTGATTTTGCACGGCCGCTACATCTGCGTGGCGCGCTCTCCCAAGTGCAACATCTGCCCGCTGGCGCCCAGCTGCGCCTATTCTGAGAAGCATTTTGGCAAAGCTGCGGCTTACGTACCGCTGCCAGATAAGCCGTGA
- a CDS encoding RNA polymerase sigma factor — MDLLQPSDSALISLYLAGQESAFAILLERHRSRVFTTILLIVRDEDVAEDLLQDTFIKAIHTLKGGRYNEEGKFAPWICRIAHNLAIDSFRRGKRTPHVSLSDNDRLSNTLTLADDGPDDILAREETHTRLRALIQELPAAQKEVLLMRHYGDMSFQEIADATGVSINTALGRMRYALINLRKKMTANSLDYDSNLTPFDTAPVCVQRIAS, encoded by the coding sequence ATGGACCTCTTGCAACCGAGCGACTCCGCGCTCATTTCGCTCTACCTGGCTGGCCAGGAATCCGCCTTCGCTATCCTGCTGGAGCGGCACCGCAGTCGTGTGTTCACGACCATCCTCCTCATCGTGCGCGATGAGGACGTGGCCGAGGACCTGTTGCAGGACACCTTCATTAAAGCCATTCACACCCTGAAAGGCGGGCGCTACAACGAAGAGGGCAAGTTTGCCCCCTGGATTTGCCGCATTGCCCACAACCTGGCCATCGACTCGTTCCGCCGCGGCAAGCGCACGCCCCACGTGAGCCTCAGCGACAACGACCGACTGAGCAACACCCTCACCCTCGCCGACGACGGCCCGGACGACATCTTGGCCCGCGAGGAAACCCATACCCGCCTCCGGGCGTTAATTCAGGAACTGCCCGCCGCCCAAAAGGAGGTGCTGCTGATGCGCCACTACGGCGACATGAGCTTCCAGGAAATTGCCGACGCAACCGGCGTCAGCATCAACACGGCCCTGGGCCGGATGCGCTATGCGCTGATAAACCTGCGGAAGAAGATGACCGCAAATTCTCTCGATTATGATTCAAACCTTACCCCATTCGACACTGCTCCAGTATGTGTACAAAGAATTGCCTCCTGA
- a CDS encoding MFS transporter yields the protein MLPSADSAPAHDPYAALRVPDFRRLVSTRTLLTVATRIQGLVVSWQIYHLTGDPLALGLIGLSEAIPSIVVSLYAGYVADTVRRKRIVVLALAVLVLCAAALAALASPYGIGLLAKGSLYTFPLYAVIFVSGLARGFMGPALFSFMPQLLPDRALLPNAITWNSTTYQASAVLGPALGGFLIEPLGVAWSYAVGLGLLVLGLLQFVRIADRPLPPMEGERLNLKDSVLSGLRFIFGNQLVLAALSLDMFAVLFGGAVALLPVFASDILKVGARGFGQLEAAPAIGSVLMAVFLTYYPLKRKAGLKLLGAVAGFGVATICFALSKNFYLSLFLLFMTGVFDSVSVIVRSTLIHVYTPEYMKGRVSAVNNIFIGSSNEIGAFESGTAARLLGTVRSVVFGGLMTLLVVAITTWRADKLRRLESGTK from the coding sequence ATGCTGCCTTCTGCTGATTCGGCTCCGGCCCACGACCCGTACGCGGCCCTGCGCGTGCCCGATTTTCGCCGCCTGGTTTCGACCCGCACGCTGCTCACGGTGGCCACGCGCATTCAGGGGCTGGTGGTAAGCTGGCAGATTTATCACCTCACCGGCGACCCGTTGGCGCTGGGCCTCATTGGGCTGTCGGAGGCCATTCCGAGCATTGTGGTGTCGCTGTACGCCGGCTACGTGGCCGATACCGTGCGCCGCAAGCGCATTGTGGTGTTGGCGCTGGCGGTGCTGGTGCTGTGCGCGGCGGCCCTGGCCGCGCTGGCCAGCCCCTACGGCATCGGGCTGCTGGCCAAGGGTTCTCTTTATACGTTTCCGCTGTACGCGGTGATTTTTGTGAGCGGGCTGGCGCGGGGCTTCATGGGGCCGGCGCTGTTTTCGTTTATGCCGCAGCTGCTGCCCGACCGCGCCCTGCTGCCCAACGCCATTACCTGGAACAGCACCACTTATCAGGCCTCGGCGGTGCTGGGGCCGGCGCTGGGCGGCTTTCTGATTGAGCCACTGGGCGTGGCCTGGTCCTACGCGGTGGGGCTGGGGCTGCTGGTACTGGGCTTGCTGCAGTTCGTACGCATTGCCGACCGGCCGCTGCCGCCCATGGAAGGCGAGCGCCTGAACCTGAAAGACAGCGTGCTCAGCGGCCTGCGCTTCATTTTCGGCAACCAGCTGGTGCTGGCGGCGCTGTCGCTGGATATGTTCGCGGTGCTGTTTGGCGGGGCGGTGGCGCTGCTGCCGGTGTTTGCTTCCGACATTCTGAAAGTGGGCGCGCGCGGCTTTGGGCAGCTGGAGGCGGCGCCGGCCATTGGCTCGGTGCTGATGGCCGTTTTCCTGACGTATTACCCGCTGAAGCGCAAGGCGGGGCTGAAGCTGCTGGGCGCGGTGGCAGGCTTTGGGGTGGCTACCATCTGCTTCGCGCTGTCGAAAAACTTCTACCTGTCGCTTTTCCTGCTTTTTATGACGGGCGTGTTCGACTCGGTGTCGGTGATAGTGCGCTCCACGCTCATCCACGTCTACACGCCGGAGTACATGAAAGGCCGGGTGTCGGCGGTGAACAACATCTTCATCGGTTCCAGCAACGAGATTGGGGCGTTCGAGAGCGGTACGGCAGCGCGGCTGCTGGGCACGGTGCGTTCGGTGGTATTCGGCGGGCTGATGACGCTGCTGGTGGTGGCCATCACCACTTGGCGGGCCGACAAGCTGCGCAGGCTGGAATCGGGTACCAAATAA
- a CDS encoding NUDIX hydrolase, producing MNPDFDFLGIAQRLQAIAQAGLAYEPNAYDQERYQEVHDLSLRLMALLTGEPVAQLNALFANETNYPTPKVDVRAVLFRGIDELLMVQEKSDGNRWTLPGGWADIGYTPFEVAVKETWEETGLEAEAVRLLALLDKKRHAHPPQPWYVYKAFVLCRATGGALQAETSETAQARWVHRSELPVLPLSNDRATLAQLEMMFQYAANPALPTLCD from the coding sequence ATGAACCCTGATTTTGATTTTCTGGGCATCGCCCAACGCCTGCAAGCCATTGCCCAGGCCGGCCTGGCCTACGAGCCCAACGCCTACGACCAGGAACGCTACCAGGAAGTGCACGACCTGAGCCTGCGCCTGATGGCCCTGCTCACCGGCGAGCCCGTAGCCCAGCTCAACGCCCTATTTGCAAACGAAACCAACTACCCCACGCCCAAAGTCGATGTGCGGGCCGTACTGTTTCGCGGGATTGACGAGCTGCTGATGGTGCAGGAAAAATCAGACGGCAACCGATGGACGCTGCCCGGCGGCTGGGCCGACATCGGCTACACACCTTTCGAAGTAGCCGTGAAGGAAACCTGGGAAGAAACCGGGCTCGAAGCCGAGGCCGTGCGCCTGCTGGCCCTGCTCGATAAGAAGCGCCACGCCCATCCGCCGCAGCCCTGGTATGTGTACAAGGCCTTCGTGCTGTGCCGGGCCACGGGCGGCGCCCTGCAAGCCGAAACGTCCGAAACCGCGCAGGCCCGCTGGGTGCATCGTTCTGAGCTGCCCGTCCTGCCCCTATCCAACGACCGGGCCACGCTGGCCCAGCTTGAGATGATGTTTCAATATGCTGCCAACCCCGCCCTGCCCACGCTCTGCGACTAA
- a CDS encoding nucleotidyltransferase family protein, producing the protein MLPTPPALILLAAGASARMGQPKQLLAYRGRTLLRHAAETAVASGCAPIVLVTGALNQALAAQVAGLPIQAVHNVEWETGMASSIRTGLAAVLPAQPRAVLIMLTDQPHVTPELLRQLAQRQQDTQTPIVAAAYGDTLGVPAVFAKSVFPELLRLQGQAGAGRLIAGYGSAVERVDFPAGLLDVDTPEQYAALLDGAV; encoded by the coding sequence ATGCTTCCCACTCCTCCTGCCCTCATCCTCCTGGCTGCCGGCGCCTCCGCCCGCATGGGCCAGCCCAAGCAACTCCTGGCCTACCGCGGCCGGACCCTGCTTCGTCACGCCGCCGAAACGGCCGTGGCCAGCGGCTGCGCGCCCATTGTGCTAGTGACAGGGGCCTTAAACCAAGCTTTAGCCGCCCAAGTGGCCGGCCTGCCTATTCAGGCCGTACACAATGTGGAATGGGAAACGGGCATGGCATCCTCCATTCGCACAGGCTTGGCCGCTGTGCTGCCCGCGCAGCCGCGCGCCGTGCTCATCATGCTCACCGACCAGCCGCACGTGACGCCGGAGTTACTGAGGCAACTAGCGCAACGACAGCAGGACACGCAGACTCCCATTGTGGCCGCTGCGTATGGCGACACGCTGGGCGTGCCCGCCGTTTTCGCCAAAAGCGTGTTTCCTGAGTTATTGCGGCTGCAAGGGCAGGCCGGGGCGGGCCGTCTCATTGCAGGCTATGGGTCGGCGGTGGAACGCGTGGATTTTCCGGCCGGCTTGCTCGATGTGGATACGCCGGAGCAATACGCCGCTTTATTGGACGGCGCCGTTTGA
- a CDS encoding xanthine dehydrogenase family protein molybdopterin-binding subunit: protein MENEPAFFETSPTPGVVGKPLNRVDGRDKVMGKAKYSAEYPLPGLVYGVLKTSAIAKGRVQSIDTSLAMKEPGVLQILTHLNLPKLAKTPNDPEGKKAIGAPMGFLPLTSDVIHYAGQPVALVVADTFERATQAAALIRVNYAAEAPIAAYTDKRAQLFNPEKIQDGKQDGYTRRGDARAALANAPIKMTAVYTHAINHHNPMEPGATTAIWEAPDRLTVYESTQGVTRTQKALAAYLGLPQDQVRVITKYLGGGFGCKGSCWPHTVLTVQAAKAVGRPVKLVLSRPQQFTSMGHREDQTQTLTLGASKEGKLLALIHEKTSTTSPWDNYAEANSKIINLLYDCPTFESHYELGRANVMTSTFTRAPGEAPGSFAIECSMDDLAYQLGLDPIEIRLRNYAEKDPSTGQPWSSKSLRQCYARGAELFGWSKRNPKAGATRNGRLLVGYGMATASYPVHNSQGTARVRLYADGHAVVQAGATDLGTGTYTVMTQVAADSLGLAPDKIRFELGDTKLPTAPNSGGSVAAGTVSSSVYMAAQDVWERLTKVAIKDPKSPLFQAKAEDVTTENGRLQLKKDAAKGENFMALMKRAGLDDIEGTGQGKYGAGYETGRPSNPAGPQNNTESEAKHSMHSFGAHFCEVQVDPDLGTVRVTRWVSVHGAGRILNAKTARSQIIGGSIFGIGAALMEATARDPHYARYTNADLGDYHIPVNADIPDMTVEFIDEHDPYINAMGVKGIGEISMVGVSAAVANAVFHATGKRVRDLPITPEKVLGTKSV, encoded by the coding sequence ATGGAAAACGAACCCGCTTTCTTCGAAACTTCCCCCACGCCCGGCGTCGTTGGCAAGCCGCTCAATCGCGTGGATGGCCGCGACAAGGTGATGGGCAAGGCCAAATACTCGGCCGAATACCCGCTGCCGGGCCTGGTGTACGGCGTACTCAAAACCAGCGCCATCGCCAAGGGTCGCGTGCAGAGCATCGATACTAGCCTGGCGATGAAAGAGCCCGGCGTGCTGCAGATTCTCACGCACCTCAACCTGCCCAAGCTGGCCAAAACGCCCAACGACCCCGAGGGCAAAAAAGCCATTGGCGCGCCCATGGGCTTCCTGCCGCTGACGTCGGACGTCATTCACTACGCCGGCCAGCCCGTGGCCCTGGTGGTGGCCGATACCTTTGAGCGCGCCACTCAGGCCGCCGCGCTCATTCGCGTGAACTACGCGGCCGAAGCGCCCATTGCCGCCTACACCGACAAGCGCGCCCAGCTCTTCAACCCCGAGAAAATTCAGGACGGCAAGCAGGACGGCTACACCCGCCGCGGCGATGCCCGGGCCGCCCTAGCCAACGCGCCCATCAAAATGACGGCCGTGTACACGCACGCCATCAACCACCACAATCCCATGGAGCCGGGCGCCACCACGGCCATTTGGGAAGCCCCCGACCGACTCACGGTGTACGAATCGACCCAGGGCGTGACGCGCACCCAAAAAGCGTTGGCTGCCTACCTGGGGTTGCCGCAGGACCAAGTGCGCGTCATCACCAAGTATTTGGGCGGCGGGTTTGGCTGCAAGGGTTCGTGCTGGCCGCACACGGTGCTCACGGTGCAGGCCGCCAAGGCGGTGGGCCGGCCGGTGAAGCTGGTGCTCAGCCGCCCGCAGCAGTTCACGAGCATGGGCCACCGCGAAGACCAGACTCAGACCCTCACGCTGGGCGCGAGCAAGGAAGGCAAGCTGCTGGCACTTATCCATGAGAAAACCTCCACCACCTCGCCCTGGGACAACTACGCCGAGGCCAACAGCAAAATCATCAACCTGCTCTACGACTGCCCCACTTTCGAGTCGCACTATGAGCTGGGCCGGGCCAATGTGATGACGTCGACCTTCACCCGGGCTCCCGGCGAGGCGCCGGGCTCATTTGCCATTGAGTGTTCGATGGATGATTTGGCCTACCAGTTGGGCCTCGACCCCATCGAAATCCGCCTGCGCAACTACGCCGAGAAAGACCCCAGCACCGGCCAGCCCTGGAGCAGCAAAAGCCTGCGCCAGTGCTACGCCCGCGGCGCCGAACTGTTCGGCTGGAGCAAGCGCAACCCCAAGGCCGGCGCCACCCGCAACGGCCGCTTGCTGGTGGGCTACGGCATGGCCACGGCCAGCTACCCGGTGCACAACTCGCAGGGCACCGCCCGCGTGCGCCTCTACGCCGACGGCCACGCCGTGGTGCAGGCCGGCGCCACCGACCTCGGCACCGGCACCTACACCGTGATGACGCAGGTAGCCGCCGACTCACTGGGCCTAGCGCCCGACAAAATCCGCTTCGAGCTAGGCGACACCAAGCTGCCCACCGCGCCCAACTCGGGCGGCTCGGTGGCAGCAGGCACGGTGTCGTCGTCGGTGTACATGGCGGCGCAGGACGTGTGGGAACGCCTCACCAAAGTCGCCATCAAAGACCCCAAATCCCCGCTTTTTCAGGCCAAAGCGGAAGACGTAACCACCGAAAATGGCCGCTTGCAACTGAAAAAAGACGCCGCTAAAGGCGAAAATTTCATGGCCCTGATGAAGCGCGCGGGCTTAGACGACATCGAAGGCACCGGCCAAGGCAAGTACGGGGCGGGCTACGAAACCGGTCGCCCCAGCAACCCCGCCGGGCCCCAAAACAACACCGAATCGGAAGCCAAGCATTCCATGCACTCCTTCGGCGCGCACTTCTGCGAGGTGCAGGTCGACCCCGATTTGGGCACCGTGCGCGTCACGCGCTGGGTGAGCGTGCACGGTGCCGGCCGCATCCTCAACGCCAAAACGGCCCGCAGCCAGATTATCGGCGGCAGCATCTTCGGCATCGGCGCGGCGCTAATGGAGGCCACCGCCCGCGACCCGCACTACGCCCGCTACACCAACGCCGACCTCGGCGACTACCACATTCCCGTGAACGCCGACATTCCGGACATGACCGTGGAGTTCATCGACGAGCACGACCCCTACATCAACGCCATGGGCGTGAAGGGCATCGGCGAGATTTCGATGGTTGGCGTATCGGCCGCCGTGGCCAACGCCGTGTTCCACGCCACCGGCAAGCGCGTACGCGACCTGCCCATCACACCGGAGAAGGTTCTGGGCACGAAATCAGTGTAG
- a CDS encoding FAD binding domain-containing protein: MNNFSYLQANQAKEATAAVTGTKGAAFIAGGTTVLDLMKLNVENHSQLVDINMVPFKGVEQTADGLRIGALERMSDVGEHPLVVQNYPAISQSLLLAASPQLRNMASIGGNLLQRTRCGYFRDVAFPCNKRNPGSGCPAQEGENRNLAILGGSKACIATHPGDLGVALAALDAVLLLENAKGKQRRVPLVDFHVTPGNTPQRETVLEPGELIVSVTVPAATHARKSMYLKVRDRASYAFALASAAVGLDVQGGQIRSARVALGGVGTKPWRSVAAEKILTGAPATEATFRAAAAAAVRDAQPREQNRFKVELAQNTLVRALLELSAA, from the coding sequence CCACGGTGCTTGACTTGATGAAGCTGAACGTGGAAAACCACAGCCAGCTGGTCGACATCAACATGGTGCCTTTCAAAGGCGTTGAGCAGACGGCCGACGGCCTGCGCATTGGCGCGCTGGAACGCATGAGCGACGTGGGCGAGCACCCGCTGGTGGTGCAGAACTACCCCGCGATTTCGCAGTCGCTGCTGCTGGCCGCATCGCCGCAATTGCGCAACATGGCCAGCATCGGCGGCAACCTGCTGCAGCGCACGCGCTGCGGCTACTTCCGCGACGTGGCGTTTCCGTGCAACAAGCGCAACCCCGGCTCGGGCTGCCCGGCGCAGGAGGGCGAGAACCGCAACCTGGCCATCCTGGGCGGCAGCAAGGCCTGCATTGCCACCCACCCCGGCGACCTCGGCGTGGCCCTGGCGGCCCTCGATGCCGTGCTGCTGCTCGAAAACGCCAAGGGCAAGCAACGCCGCGTGCCGCTGGTCGATTTCCACGTGACGCCCGGCAACACGCCCCAGCGCGAAACCGTGCTGGAGCCCGGCGAACTCATTGTGTCGGTGACGGTGCCGGCCGCCACGCACGCCCGCAAGTCGATGTACCTGAAGGTGCGAGACCGGGCCTCTTATGCCTTTGCGCTGGCCTCGGCTGCCGTGGGGCTCGATGTGCAGGGCGGGCAGATTCGCTCGGCGCGGGTGGCGCTGGGCGGCGTGGGCACCAAACCCTGGCGCTCAGTGGCAGCTGAGAAAATCCTGACCGGGGCGCCGGCCACCGAAGCTACCTTCCGGGCCGCCGCCGCTGCCGCCGTGCGCGATGCGCAGCCGCGGGAGCAGAACCGCTTCAAGGTGGAGCTGGCACAGAACACGCTGGTGCGGGCGCTGCTGGAATTGTCGGCGGCGTAG